One segment of Streptomyces sp. YIM 121038 DNA contains the following:
- a CDS encoding maleylpyruvate isomerase family mycothiol-dependent enzyme — protein sequence MTSEPSTPGAALESDRPGRLLRTERDALIPVLRAADDAAFAAPTCCPGWTVRDLLAHCAAALTRVIESRFDEGVFTAEGNDRDIAERADWPVARVLDELEHGMTNAGAAIAAGKGLFDGVALGEWVHAGDVRDAWGLPGAYGGAGLDDALPLLAAYSRQRAALPLHADVDGLDEPLVLGVSDGRRPPARYIGDAPTLVRLYAGRPLGDARFELAGATEGELTIFG from the coding sequence ATGACGAGCGAGCCCTCAACGCCCGGCGCGGCGTTGGAATCCGACCGCCCCGGCCGACTCCTGCGGACCGAACGGGACGCCCTCATACCCGTGTTGCGCGCCGCGGACGACGCCGCGTTCGCGGCGCCCACCTGCTGCCCGGGCTGGACGGTCCGGGACCTGCTCGCGCACTGCGCGGCCGCCCTCACCCGGGTGATCGAGAGCCGGTTCGACGAGGGCGTGTTCACCGCCGAGGGCAACGACCGGGACATCGCCGAGCGGGCCGACTGGCCCGTCGCGCGCGTCCTGGACGAGCTGGAGCACGGCATGACGAACGCGGGCGCCGCCATCGCCGCGGGCAAGGGCCTGTTCGACGGGGTCGCGCTCGGCGAGTGGGTGCACGCCGGTGACGTACGGGACGCGTGGGGGCTGCCCGGCGCCTACGGCGGCGCGGGGCTCGACGACGCCCTTCCGCTGCTCGCGGCCTACAGCAGACAGCGCGCGGCGCTGCCGCTGCACGCCGACGTCGACGGCCTGGACGAGCCGCTGGTCCTCGGCGTGAGCGACGGCCGCAGGCCGCCCGCGCGGTACATCGGGGACGCGCCGACACTGGTCCGGCTGTACGCGGGACGGCCGCTGGGGGACGCCCGGTTCGAGCTCGCGGGCGCGACGGAGGGCGAGCTGACCATCTTCGGCTGA
- a CDS encoding GNAT family N-acetyltransferase yields the protein MLTMGADEIDEAVAHACGALRAAATEEYDWTRPAAGLQWSCLATAEHLVSDFTAYAAQLTGRTKDAYVPIDIRLEEGTGPAAAVHAVEASGGLLAAVVRTTPRGGRGFHPFPYGSADAHGFAAMGIVELLLHTHDVLSAFDVAYEPPARLCEALLAWQFPHVPPARDGASHWRTLLWATGRGTLPGRSRPERWRWHNQIHLPAEHVALLELSPPVLADLAAGGTGGLDWIAGGPCEGTRIGAGLIAKAYAAGTHRPEWGSYAIVRTADQVAVGAMGFHGVPDHEGWAEVGYDLAPAARGNGYATRALRALSRWALTLPDVRGIRAVVDEGNTASEAVLLRAGFERDADREGQRTYTVSAGPGDPSSPSGV from the coding sequence ATGCTGACGATGGGCGCGGACGAGATCGACGAGGCGGTGGCGCACGCCTGCGGCGCGCTGCGCGCGGCGGCGACGGAGGAGTACGACTGGACGCGGCCCGCGGCCGGCCTCCAGTGGAGCTGTCTGGCGACGGCGGAGCACCTCGTGAGCGACTTCACGGCGTACGCGGCCCAGCTCACGGGGCGCACGAAGGACGCGTACGTCCCGATCGACATCCGCCTCGAAGAGGGCACGGGCCCGGCCGCGGCGGTGCACGCCGTGGAGGCGTCGGGCGGCCTGCTCGCGGCGGTGGTGCGCACCACGCCGAGGGGCGGGCGCGGCTTCCACCCGTTCCCGTACGGCAGCGCGGACGCGCACGGCTTCGCCGCCATGGGCATCGTGGAGCTGCTGCTGCACACGCACGACGTACTGAGCGCCTTCGACGTGGCGTACGAGCCCCCGGCGCGGCTCTGCGAGGCCCTGCTCGCCTGGCAGTTCCCGCACGTGCCGCCCGCCAGGGACGGCGCGTCGCACTGGCGGACGCTGCTGTGGGCGACCGGCCGTGGCACCCTGCCGGGCCGGTCCCGCCCGGAGCGCTGGCGCTGGCACAACCAGATCCACCTGCCCGCGGAGCACGTGGCGCTCCTGGAGCTGTCGCCCCCGGTCCTCGCCGACCTCGCCGCGGGCGGCACCGGCGGCCTCGACTGGATCGCGGGCGGCCCGTGCGAGGGCACTCGGATCGGCGCCGGGCTGATCGCGAAGGCGTACGCGGCGGGCACCCACCGCCCCGAGTGGGGCTCGTACGCGATCGTGCGCACCGCCGACCAGGTCGCGGTCGGCGCCATGGGCTTCCACGGGGTTCCCGACCACGAGGGCTGGGCGGAGGTCGGCTACGACCTGGCCCCCGCGGCCCGGGGCAACGGCTACGCGACCCGGGCGCTGCGCGCGCTGTCCCGCTGGGCCCTGACCCTGCCGGACGTCCGGGGCATCCGGGCGGTGGTCGACGAGGGCAACACGGCCTCGGAGGCGGTCCTGCTCAGGGCGGGCTTCGAGCGGGACGCGGACAGAGAGGGCCAGCGGACCTACACGGTGTCAGCCGGTCCCGGCGATCCATCCAGCCCGTCCGGCGTTTGA
- a CDS encoding DUF4031 domain-containing protein, with amino-acid sequence MTLYIDPPVWPGHGRLWSHLVSDVSYDELHAFAVRIGAPRRAFERDHYDVPAERYASAVAAGAVEVGSKELVRRLTEAGLRRRKGAVG; translated from the coding sequence GTGACGCTGTACATCGACCCGCCGGTGTGGCCCGGGCACGGGCGGCTCTGGTCCCACCTGGTGAGTGACGTCTCCTACGACGAGCTGCACGCCTTCGCCGTGCGGATCGGGGCGCCCCGGCGGGCCTTCGAGCGCGACCACTACGACGTGCCCGCGGAGCGGTACGCGTCCGCTGTGGCCGCGGGGGCCGTGGAGGTGGGATCCAAGGAGCTGGTGCGGAGGCTCACCGAGGCGGGGCTGCGGCGGCGCAAGGGGGCCGTGGGCTAG
- a CDS encoding MurR/RpiR family transcriptional regulator — MTSDVKEIFAGGAPPAPAALAAKVRTLAPSMTRSMQRVAEAVAGDPAGCAALTVTGLAELTGTSEATVVRTARLLGYPGYRDLRLALAGLAAQQQSGRAPAVTADIAVDDPIADVVAKLAYDEQQTLADTAAGLDTAQLGAAVAALAAARRTEIYGVAASGLVAQDLAQKLLRIGQVAHAHSDPHLAVTNAVTLRAKDVAVAITHSGSTGDVIEPLRVAFEHGATTIAVTGRPEGLVSQYADHILTTSTARESELRPAAMSSRTSQLLVVDCLFVGVAQRTYETAAPALAASYEALAHRHRNG, encoded by the coding sequence GTGACCTCTGACGTGAAGGAAATTTTCGCGGGCGGGGCTCCGCCCGCCCCGGCCGCCCTCGCGGCGAAGGTGCGTACGCTCGCGCCGTCGATGACCCGCTCCATGCAGCGCGTCGCCGAGGCCGTCGCGGGCGACCCGGCGGGCTGCGCCGCCCTCACGGTCACCGGCCTCGCCGAGCTCACCGGCACCAGCGAGGCCACGGTCGTCCGCACCGCCCGCCTCCTCGGCTACCCCGGCTACCGCGACCTCAGGCTCGCCCTCGCCGGGCTCGCCGCCCAGCAGCAGTCGGGCCGCGCCCCGGCCGTCACGGCGGACATCGCCGTGGACGACCCGATCGCCGACGTCGTCGCCAAGCTGGCGTACGACGAGCAGCAGACCCTCGCCGACACGGCCGCCGGGCTCGACACCGCGCAGCTCGGGGCGGCCGTCGCCGCGCTCGCCGCGGCCCGCCGCACGGAGATCTACGGCGTGGCCGCGTCCGGGCTCGTCGCCCAGGACCTCGCGCAGAAGCTCCTGCGCATCGGCCAGGTCGCGCACGCGCACTCGGACCCGCACCTGGCCGTCACGAACGCGGTGACGCTGCGCGCGAAGGACGTGGCCGTCGCGATCACCCACTCCGGCTCGACGGGCGACGTCATCGAGCCGCTGCGGGTCGCCTTCGAGCACGGCGCCACGACGATCGCCGTCACCGGCCGCCCCGAGGGCCTCGTCTCGCAGTACGCCGACCACATACTGACCACCTCCACGGCCCGCGAGAGCGAGCTGCGCCCGGCGGCCATGTCGTCCCGCACGAGCCAACTCCTCGTCGTGGACTGCCTGTTCGTGGGCGTGGCGCAGCGCACGTACGAGACGGCCGCGCCCGCGCTGGCCGCGTCGTACGAAGCCCTGGCCCACCGGCACCGCAACGGCTGA
- the murQ gene encoding N-acetylmuramic acid 6-phosphate etherase produces the protein MTSTPDGYGELRAELASLTTEAFRPELAEIDRLPTPDIARIMNGEDATVPTAVAAQLPRIAAAIDATAERMARGGRLVYAGAGTAGRLGVLDASECPPTFNTDPGDVVGLIAGGPPAMVTAVEGAEDSRALAAEDLTALALTPDDTVVGISASGRTPYAIGAVEYARTVGALTIGLSCNAGSALAAAAEHGIEVVVGPELLTGSTRLKAGTAQKLVLNMISTITMIRLGKTYGNLMVDVRASNEKLRARSRRIVALATGAPDDEIERALAATDGEVKPAILTILGAVDAPTAARLLTESGGHLRTALAATDRA, from the coding sequence ATGACCTCCACCCCCGACGGCTACGGCGAACTACGTGCCGAGCTCGCGTCCCTCACCACCGAGGCCTTCCGGCCCGAGCTCGCCGAGATCGACCGGCTGCCGACGCCGGACATCGCCCGGATCATGAACGGCGAGGACGCGACCGTCCCCACCGCCGTCGCCGCGCAGCTCCCCCGGATCGCCGCGGCCATCGACGCCACGGCGGAGCGGATGGCGCGCGGGGGCCGGCTGGTCTACGCGGGCGCGGGCACGGCCGGGCGCCTCGGCGTCCTGGACGCGTCCGAGTGCCCGCCGACCTTCAACACCGACCCCGGTGACGTCGTCGGCCTGATCGCGGGCGGGCCGCCCGCGATGGTCACGGCGGTCGAGGGCGCGGAGGACAGCAGGGCCCTGGCCGCCGAGGACCTCACGGCGCTCGCGCTCACCCCCGACGACACGGTCGTCGGCATCTCCGCGTCCGGCCGCACCCCGTACGCGATCGGCGCGGTCGAGTACGCCCGTACCGTCGGGGCCCTGACGATCGGCCTGTCCTGCAACGCGGGCAGCGCGCTCGCGGCGGCCGCCGAGCACGGCATCGAGGTCGTCGTCGGCCCCGAACTCCTCACCGGGTCCACCCGCTTGAAGGCGGGCACGGCGCAGAAGCTGGTCCTCAACATGATCTCGACGATCACGATGATCCGCCTGGGCAAGACGTACGGGAACCTGATGGTCGACGTCCGCGCCTCCAACGAGAAGCTGCGCGCCCGCTCCCGCCGCATCGTCGCCCTGGCGACGGGCGCCCCCGACGACGAGATCGAACGCGCCCTGGCCGCCACGGACGGCGAGGTCAAGCCCGCGATCCTCACGATCCTCGGCGCCGTGGACGCCCCCACGGCGGCGCGCCTCCTGACGGAGTCGGGCGGCCACCTCCGCACGGCCCTCGCGGCAACGGACCGGGCGTAA
- a CDS encoding helix-turn-helix transcriptional regulator: MTRPKDLDPSSNPRALLGAELRHAREKSGFSQEELGCRIFVSGSFIGQLEAGTRRMQPDHARMLDEALGTEDFFTRNCKAAAKSRYPEHFAEAADAEEIATAIRQYAPMLIPGLIQTPAYARAVNRAHDPTAPEETIDEWVDGRMVRTRLLNHPTKPLLWVVLDEAVLRRETGGRAVMAEALRHVAGLTRRGRIIAQVLPFDGGAHKAMSGPMRLMDFEDAAPLVYFEGPGTGRLEDDPATVAQLRFTFELLVAAALPPEKSLALLESVAQDYSHEEQP; this comes from the coding sequence ATGACCCGCCCCAAAGACCTCGACCCGTCGTCGAACCCCCGCGCGTTACTCGGCGCCGAGTTGCGCCACGCTCGTGAGAAGTCCGGCTTCAGCCAGGAGGAGCTCGGCTGCCGCATCTTCGTCAGCGGCTCGTTCATCGGCCAACTGGAGGCCGGTACGCGCCGGATGCAGCCGGACCATGCGCGCATGCTGGATGAGGCGCTGGGGACGGAGGATTTCTTCACCCGCAATTGCAAGGCTGCGGCGAAGTCCCGGTACCCGGAGCACTTCGCGGAAGCGGCGGATGCAGAAGAGATCGCTACGGCGATCCGCCAGTACGCACCGATGCTGATCCCCGGGTTGATCCAGACGCCCGCGTACGCACGAGCCGTGAACCGGGCGCACGACCCAACAGCCCCCGAGGAGACCATCGACGAGTGGGTGGACGGCAGGATGGTGCGGACGCGGCTGCTCAACCACCCGACAAAGCCGTTGTTGTGGGTGGTGCTTGACGAGGCAGTGCTACGTCGAGAGACCGGCGGCCGAGCAGTGATGGCAGAAGCCTTGCGTCACGTGGCAGGTCTGACACGCCGGGGCCGAATCATCGCGCAGGTACTCCCGTTCGACGGAGGGGCGCACAAGGCCATGTCGGGTCCGATGAGGTTGATGGACTTCGAGGACGCCGCCCCGTTGGTCTACTTCGAAGGGCCCGGAACCGGACGGCTGGAGGACGACCCAGCAACAGTCGCGCAGTTGCGGTTCACCTTCGAACTCCTCGTTGCCGCCGCTCTCCCGCCTGAGAAGTCCCTAGCTCTACTCGAGTCAGTGGCGCAGGATTACAGCCATGAGGAGCAACCCTGA
- a CDS encoding DUF397 domain-containing protein, which produces MRSNPDYDLSTAVWHKSSYSGGGGNECLEVARWRKSTYSAGDGGNCLEVADGPPDVIPVRDSKDPLGPHLLFHPPAWSAFISSLGA; this is translated from the coding sequence ATGAGGAGCAACCCTGACTACGACCTGAGCACAGCCGTCTGGCACAAATCGAGCTACAGCGGCGGGGGCGGCAACGAGTGCCTGGAGGTCGCCCGCTGGCGCAAGTCCACGTACAGCGCAGGGGATGGCGGCAACTGCCTGGAGGTGGCAGACGGCCCCCCGGACGTCATCCCCGTCCGGGACTCCAAGGACCCCCTTGGCCCCCACCTCCTCTTCCACCCCCCGGCCTGGTCCGCCTTCATCAGCTCCTTGGGGGCGTAG
- the groL gene encoding chaperonin GroEL (60 kDa chaperone family; promotes refolding of misfolded polypeptides especially under stressful conditions; forms two stacked rings of heptamers to form a barrel-shaped 14mer; ends can be capped by GroES; misfolded proteins enter the barrel where they are refolded when GroES binds) produces the protein MAKIIAFDEEARRGLERGMNQLADAVKVTLGPKGRNVVLEKKWGAPTITNDGVSIAKEIELEDPYEKIGAELVKEVAKKTDDVAGDGTTTATVLAQALVREGLRNVAAGANPMALKRGIEKAVEAVSGALLDQAKEVETKEQIASTASISAADTQIGELIAEAMDKVGKEGVITVEESQTFGLELELTEGMRFDKGYISAYFATDMERMEAALEDPYILIVNSKISNVKDLLPLLEKVMQSGKPLLIIAEDVEGEALSTLVVNKIRGTFKSVAVKAPGFGDRRKAMLGDIAILTGGTVISEEVGLKLENAGLDLLGRARKVVITKDETTIVDGAGDSEAVQGRVNQIRAEIENSDSDYDREKLQERLAKLAGGVAVIKAGAATEVELKERKHRIEDAVRNAKAAVEEGIVAGGGVALLQASSVFEKLELEGDEATGAAAVKLALEAPLKQISVNAGLEGGVIVEKVRNLTPGHGLNAANGEYVDMIAEGIIDPAKVTRSALQNAASIAALFLTTEAVIADKPEKAAPAAPGGMPGGDMDF, from the coding sequence ATGGCCAAGATCATCGCGTTCGACGAGGAGGCACGGCGCGGCCTCGAGCGCGGCATGAACCAGCTCGCCGACGCCGTCAAGGTGACCCTGGGCCCCAAGGGTCGCAACGTCGTCCTCGAGAAGAAGTGGGGCGCCCCCACGATCACCAACGATGGTGTGTCCATCGCCAAGGAGATCGAGCTCGAGGACCCGTACGAGAAGATCGGCGCCGAGCTGGTCAAGGAGGTCGCGAAGAAGACGGACGACGTCGCCGGTGACGGCACGACGACCGCGACCGTCCTGGCCCAGGCGCTGGTCCGCGAGGGCCTGCGCAACGTGGCCGCGGGTGCCAACCCCATGGCCCTGAAGCGCGGCATCGAGAAGGCCGTCGAGGCCGTCTCGGGCGCCCTGCTCGACCAGGCCAAGGAGGTCGAGACCAAGGAGCAGATCGCCTCCACGGCCTCCATCTCCGCCGCCGACACCCAGATCGGCGAGCTCATCGCCGAGGCCATGGACAAGGTCGGCAAGGAAGGCGTCATCACGGTCGAGGAGTCGCAGACCTTCGGTCTGGAGCTCGAGCTCACCGAGGGCATGCGCTTCGACAAGGGCTACATCTCGGCGTACTTCGCGACCGACATGGAGCGCATGGAGGCCGCGCTTGAGGACCCGTACATCCTCATCGTCAACTCCAAGATCTCCAACGTGAAGGACCTCCTTCCGCTCCTGGAGAAGGTCATGCAGTCGGGCAAGCCGCTGCTGATCATCGCCGAGGACGTCGAGGGCGAGGCCCTGTCCACGCTGGTCGTCAACAAGATCCGCGGCACCTTCAAGTCCGTCGCCGTCAAGGCCCCGGGCTTCGGCGACCGCCGCAAGGCCATGCTCGGTGACATCGCCATCCTCACGGGCGGCACGGTCATCTCCGAGGAGGTCGGCCTCAAGCTGGAGAACGCCGGTCTCGACCTGCTCGGCCGCGCCCGCAAGGTCGTCATCACCAAGGACGAGACCACGATCGTCGACGGTGCCGGTGACTCCGAGGCCGTCCAGGGCCGCGTGAACCAGATCCGCGCCGAGATCGAGAACAGCGACTCGGACTACGACCGCGAGAAGCTCCAGGAGCGCCTGGCGAAGCTCGCGGGCGGCGTGGCCGTCATCAAGGCCGGTGCCGCGACCGAGGTCGAGCTCAAGGAGCGCAAGCACCGCATCGAGGACGCCGTTCGCAACGCGAAGGCGGCCGTCGAGGAGGGCATCGTCGCCGGTGGTGGCGTGGCCCTGCTCCAGGCCTCCTCGGTGTTCGAGAAGCTGGAGCTCGAAGGCGACGAGGCCACCGGTGCCGCCGCCGTCAAGCTGGCTCTTGAGGCCCCGCTGAAGCAGATCTCCGTGAACGCCGGCCTCGAGGGTGGCGTCATCGTGGAGAAGGTCCGCAACCTCACCCCCGGTCACGGCCTGAACGCCGCGAACGGCGAGTACGTGGACATGATCGCCGAGGGCATCATCGACCCGGCGAAGGTCACGCGCTCCGCGCTGCAGAACGCCGCGTCGATCGCCGCGCTGTTCCTCACCACCGAGGCCGTCATCGCCGACAAGCCGGAGAAGGCCGCGCCGGCCGCTCCGGGCGGCATGCCCGGCGGTGACATGGACTTCTGA
- a CDS encoding cold-shock protein: MAQGTVKWFNAEKGYGFIAVDGGADVFVHYSAIQMDGYRTLEEGQRVEFEISQGQKGPQADMVKLAV, from the coding sequence ATGGCTCAGGGCACCGTCAAGTGGTTCAACGCGGAGAAGGGATACGGCTTCATCGCGGTCGACGGTGGTGCGGATGTATTCGTCCACTACAGCGCGATTCAGATGGACGGCTACCGCACCCTGGAAGAAGGTCAGCGAGTCGAGTTCGAGATCTCGCAGGGCCAGAAGGGTCCGCAGGCGGACATGGTCAAGCTCGCTGTTTGA
- a CDS encoding MoaD/ThiS family protein: MSVNVRIPTILRTYTGGRAEVSAEGATLAEVIADLEKNHAGIGARVLDDQGKLRRFVNVYVNDDDVRFEQGLQTATPDGAGVSIIPAVAGG; encoded by the coding sequence ATGAGCGTCAACGTTCGCATCCCGACCATCCTTCGTACGTACACCGGCGGTCGGGCGGAGGTCTCCGCCGAGGGCGCCACCCTCGCCGAGGTCATCGCCGACCTGGAGAAGAACCACGCCGGGATCGGCGCCCGCGTCCTGGACGACCAGGGCAAGCTGCGCCGCTTCGTGAACGTGTACGTCAATGACGACGACGTGCGTTTCGAGCAGGGCCTCCAGACCGCGACGCCCGACGGCGCGGGCGTCTCGATCATTCCGGCGGTCGCCGGCGGCTGA
- the thrC gene encoding threonine synthase: MRRKGLASMAVQTVDTTSPEGTADATVDLGPASGLSCRECGTVFPLGPIFACAECFGPLEVAYDLPVGDPEALRAKIESGPANIWRYAPLLPVPADVADKPNLNPGWTQLVKADNLARELGVEQGKLFVKDDSGNPTHSFKDRVVAQALEAARAFGFTTLSCSSTGNLAGAVGAAAARAGFRSCVFIPHDLEQGKVVMAAVYGGELVGIEGNYDDVNRFCSELIGDPLGEGWGFVNVNLRPYYGEGSKTLAYEICEQLGWELPDQLVIPIASGSQLTKIDKGLKELIELGLVADKPYKIFGAQAEGCSPVSAAFKAGHDVVRPQKPNTIAKSLAIGNPADGPYVLDIARRTGGAVEDVTDEQVVDAIKLLARTEGIFAETAGGVTVGVTRKLIEAGLIDPSLTTVVLNTGDGLKTLDAVAATSQATATIRPSLDAFRSAGLAG; the protein is encoded by the coding sequence ATGAGGAGAAAGGGCCTCGCCTCCATGGCTGTGCAGACCGTCGACACCACGTCCCCCGAGGGCACCGCGGACGCCACCGTCGACCTGGGACCCGCCTCGGGTCTCTCCTGCCGCGAGTGCGGCACCGTCTTCCCGCTCGGACCGATCTTCGCCTGCGCCGAGTGTTTCGGCCCGCTCGAAGTCGCGTACGACCTCCCCGTCGGCGACCCCGAGGCGCTCCGGGCCAAGATCGAGTCCGGCCCCGCCAACATCTGGCGGTACGCCCCGCTGCTGCCCGTCCCCGCCGACGTCGCGGACAAGCCGAACCTCAACCCCGGCTGGACCCAGCTCGTCAAGGCCGACAACCTGGCCCGTGAACTGGGCGTCGAACAGGGCAAGTTGTTCGTCAAGGACGACTCCGGCAACCCCACGCACTCCTTCAAGGACCGCGTCGTCGCGCAGGCCCTTGAGGCCGCGCGCGCCTTCGGCTTCACCACGCTGTCCTGCTCCTCCACGGGCAACCTCGCCGGGGCCGTCGGCGCCGCCGCCGCCCGCGCGGGCTTCCGCTCCTGCGTGTTCATCCCGCACGACCTGGAGCAGGGCAAGGTCGTCATGGCCGCGGTCTACGGCGGCGAGCTCGTCGGCATCGAGGGCAACTACGACGACGTGAACCGCTTCTGCTCCGAGCTCATCGGCGACCCGCTGGGCGAGGGCTGGGGCTTCGTCAACGTGAACCTGCGGCCGTACTACGGCGAGGGCTCCAAGACCCTCGCGTACGAGATCTGCGAGCAGCTCGGCTGGGAGCTGCCGGACCAGCTCGTGATCCCGATCGCCTCCGGCTCGCAGCTCACGAAGATCGACAAGGGTCTGAAGGAGCTGATCGAGCTCGGTCTGGTCGCGGACAAGCCGTACAAGATCTTCGGTGCCCAGGCGGAGGGCTGCTCGCCGGTCTCCGCCGCCTTCAAGGCGGGCCACGACGTCGTCCGCCCGCAGAAGCCGAACACCATCGCCAAGTCCCTCGCCATCGGCAATCCGGCCGACGGTCCGTACGTGCTCGACATCGCCCGCCGCACCGGCGGCGCGGTGGAGGACGTGACCGACGAGCAGGTCGTCGACGCGATCAAGCTCCTCGCCCGCACCGAGGGCATCTTCGCGGAGACCGCGGGCGGCGTGACCGTCGGGGTCACGCGCAAGCTGATCGAGGCCGGTCTCATCGACCCCTCGCTGACCACGGTGGTCCTCAACACCGGCGACGGCCTGAAGACCCTCGACGCGGTCGCCGCGACGTCGCAGGCGACCGCGACGATCCGCCCGAGCCTGGACGCGTTCCGCTCCGCGGGGCTCGCGGGCTAG
- a CDS encoding glucosyl-3-phosphoglycerate synthase: MLEEVERWLSRRSWSVTDRPLDRLTAAKRASGTTVSVVLPALDEERTVGEIVAEIRRELVEKIPLVDELVVVDSGSRDRTAEVARAAGARVVRRDDVLPRVPAVPGKGEVLWRSLLVTHGDVIAFVDADLKEFSADFVTGIVGPLLTEPDVHFVKAMYDRPLTMLDGPGAPGDPDGEGPGATAGQGGRVTELMARPLLNMHWPQLAGFVQPLGGEYAARRSLLERLPFPVGYGVELGLLVDALHTVGLDALAQVDVGVRKHRHQDGQALGRMAASIYRTAQLRLARAHLVRPELTQFVRGASGFEPRTYPVDTEERPPMTEIEEYAARRVA; the protein is encoded by the coding sequence GTGCTGGAAGAGGTCGAGCGCTGGCTGAGCAGGCGTTCCTGGTCCGTGACCGACCGCCCGCTGGACCGTCTCACCGCCGCGAAGCGGGCCTCGGGCACCACGGTGAGCGTCGTGCTGCCCGCGCTCGACGAGGAGCGGACGGTCGGGGAGATCGTCGCGGAGATCCGTCGCGAGCTGGTCGAGAAGATCCCCCTGGTCGACGAGCTCGTGGTGGTGGACTCCGGCTCGCGGGATCGCACCGCGGAGGTGGCGCGCGCCGCGGGCGCCCGGGTCGTGCGCCGGGACGACGTCCTGCCGCGCGTCCCGGCGGTGCCCGGCAAGGGCGAGGTCCTGTGGCGGTCCCTCCTGGTCACGCACGGTGACGTGATCGCGTTCGTGGACGCCGATCTGAAGGAGTTCTCGGCCGACTTCGTGACCGGCATCGTGGGCCCGCTGCTCACCGAGCCGGACGTGCACTTCGTGAAGGCGATGTACGACCGCCCGCTGACGATGCTCGACGGCCCGGGCGCCCCCGGCGACCCCGACGGCGAGGGCCCCGGCGCCACGGCGGGCCAGGGCGGCCGCGTCACCGAGCTGATGGCGCGCCCCCTGCTCAACATGCACTGGCCCCAGCTCGCGGGCTTCGTCCAGCCCCTCGGCGGCGAGTACGCGGCCCGCAGGTCGCTCCTGGAGCGCCTGCCGTTCCCGGTCGGGTACGGCGTGGAGCTCGGGCTGCTCGTGGACGCGCTGCACACCGTCGGCCTGGACGCGCTCGCGCAGGTCGACGTCGGGGTGCGCAAGCACCGGCACCAGGACGGGCAGGCGCTCGGCCGGATGGCCGCGTCGATCTACCGCACGGCGCAGCTGCGGCTCGCCCGCGCCCATCTCGTGCGCCCCGAGCTGACGCAGTTCGTCCGGGGCGCGTCGGGCTTCGAGCCGCGCACGTATCCGGTGGACACGGAGGAGCGGCCGCCGATGACGGAGATCGAGGAGTACGCAGCGCGGCGCGTGGCTTGA